DNA from Streptomyces sp. Edi4:
TCTGCTCACCGGGAACTCCTCTGGAAACGGCGCCCAATGGTGGCCGACGCGACCAGCGGCGCTTCTGTTGACGATCGGCGCGGGCGTGGCGGTCATGTGGTGGACCGCGCAGTGCGCGCGGCTGGCGGCCAGGACGTGGCGCGGCCGCGGCCTGCTGGTCCCGATGGCGATCGGCCTGAGCGCGAGCTGTCTGATCCTGCTCGTCTGGTTCAGCTGGTGGGCGCTGATCGGGGTAGGTCTCGCCAATGGTTACTCGCCATCGATCGCCGGGGTCGAGGCCGGCCTGCGGGCCCTGTTCTCCGCATCAGGACTTGAGCACTCGGCAACCCTCACCGCGGTAGCAGAGGCGTTCTCCTGGCTGAACTTCCTGTTCTTGATACCACTGGTCCCCGTGGCCGTGGCCCTCGTCTGGACGGTGCCCGCGGCGGCTTGGGCGGCCGGCCCGACCGACGGCGTCCCTCGGTGGATGGCCCGGGTGCGGACCGGCCCCGACGGCGGGTGGCCACGGACTCTCACGCTGCCGCCGCTCCGGCGCGTCCTGGTCCCCGGGTTCTCCGGTGGCGCCATCGGGACCGTCATGGTCATCGGGGTCGAGGCGTATCTCCACCACTGGCAGTCGCGGCCGCCGCATTCCGGCCACTTCGCGTTGGCGCAGGTCGTGTGGATCCTGCTCGCCCTGGTGGCGAGCGCTCTGGGCGCCGCGGTGGCGGGCTTCGCCTCGGCCGGCCAGTTCCGGCTGCTTGCCACTTTGATCGCCGCCGAGACCGCGGCCCTGACGGGAATCCTCGGGATGTCCCTCGTCGTCACCACGGACGGGTGCCTTCCGGTGCTGAACACCGTGGGGAGGGACTGCACTTGGCAGCCGCCCTGGGACCGATGGCACCACCAGATCTTTCCGTTCCTGTTGAGCAGTGTGGTCGTGACCACCGCGATCCTGTCCTTCGTCGTGGCCGGAGCCGGCTCCGTGGTGCTGAGGCTGCGCCGGCGCGGGGACGACCACCGTGCACCTGCGGGCTCCAGCCCGCCGCTCGCCCCGCCCAGGAGGCCGGGACGGCTGCGCTTCGGACTCTACGGCGTCGCCGCGACGGCCGTGGCGATCGTTGTGGGGCAGATGGTGTTCCTTGAGCGCACGTACGTCATGACCACCACACCCTCCGGCGTCCAGACGGCGACACGAGGGTTTGTCCACGTGCCCACCACACCGGTCGACGCCTCGCTCCTGGCCTCACAGGTCCACGCCTGGGGCCGCTTGGGCGGGCTGTGGATTGTGGACCACGGCACCACCGGCTCCGACCAGCTGATCAGCCAGATCAACACCGCGGCCGTGAGCAAGAAGACGGCGTGGCTCGACATGGGCCCGATCGGCACCACCTGTGACCAGCTGGGCCTGCTGGCTCCCTGGGCGAACGGCAACTACTTCCGCGTTCCCGACGCGCAAGCCGGACTGTCGTGGACGCGGTTCGGGACCAACGCGGCGCAGGGCAGCCGGGATTGCCGTCAGGGTCTGAACCAGAAGAACGCCCGCCTCTTCGGCCAGGGACTGCGCGAGCTGGTCCAAGCCGGGAAGGACCTCAAAGCGGCGAAGAATCGTATGGCCACGGTGTTGAGCGCGGGCGGTTATCAGGTTCCTCTCGACCTCGCAAAGTGAGGCGCGCGCTTGGCCGGACGTGCCGGCGCCCGGTCTCGTCGACGGGGAGGACTCGTACGCCGAAAACTGGGAACTGTCCGGCCCTGACGGACAGCGGCTGTGCGTCGTCGACCGTCCACTGCATCGCGACCACTTCCTCGTGGTCCCGCTCACCCGGGACGAGGGCCTGAAGCCGCACCACTTCGCCGGCGTCGAGGAACCCAACGGCATCAAGGTCAGCACCGACCCCCTGCGGGCGACCGTCGCGGTCAGCCGCTCTCTCCTGCCCCGCTACCAGCGCGCCCTGGCCGCCGTGCGCCATGTCGGGCAGATACAACCCGAGCCCCCGCGCCGCCCCGCGTCCTTGGAGGTCGACCAGGTCCTCACACTCACCCGATACACCGACGGCACCTTCGGCACGCCCTTGGCGACGGTCCCCATCGAGGCCCGCACGACGCTCTCCGTCCACGGCTTCCACTACCACCAGGGCACCTTCCTGCTGCCCGCCTCGTGCGGCAGAGCCGGCCAGGCCCTGCGCATCCAGGCCGTGGCCCAGCAGCTCGCCGCCCACGGCGTCGTCTGAGCCTTTCCGTGTTGTTTGGAAGCGCAACGACGCCACGTCGACCGCAAGTTCCAGTTCGGGTTCTTCCAGGGACTCAAGTCGGGTGCCTGGAGGGAGCCTTACCGCTCCAGGCTCGCCGCGCTCGGGGAACCCAGAGCTCTCCCGGCGCCGGCCCGGCAGGGGCAGGTGGCGGCGCTCAACGTTGGCTGCGTCGGCTCCGGTAGGCCGCGACGCCGGCGCGGTGTGCGCAGGTTCGGGTGCAGTACTGCTTCGAGCCGTTGCGCGAGAGGTCCACGAAAGTGGCCCGGCAGGCCGTCCCGGCACATACGCCGAGACGAGCGGGACCGAGCGTGGCGATCACGGAAGCCAGCGCGCTGAGCGTAGTCGCGGCGAGGCGCGCCGAGCAGCGGTCGGTGTCGGAGGTCACCTCGGTCCACCAGCGGTCGTCCTCATGACGCAGTACGGGAGTGGCGCGGCTGCGACGAAGACCCTCGTTGATCAGGGCCGCGGCTTCGACCGCGTCCGCGGCCGCCCGTTCGAGCACCTGCCGCACCGTCTCGCGCACCGCGCGCACTTCCGCCAGGTCGGCGCGGGTGAGCTGCCGCGGGCCGGCCCCTTGGTTCGCGGCCGAACTCGGAGACTCAGCCGCGGGATGGTCGTCAAGGAAGTCCCGGAGCTGGTCCACGGTCTCGAGCGTGTCCTCTCCCTTGACCGGCCTCAAGGTGTTGGCCAGGTCGACGGCCGTCTGGACGACCACTGGGCTGTAACACGCGTCCCGCATTTGATATATCTCCTCACTGCTCCGTAGCGTTACACTCAAAAGAGCTTTAGCATGTCACGCCATATTCGGCAGGGGACGACGCCGCAACCACTCGGACTCATCCTCAGCCTCGCCCGGCGCCCTGCCGCTGATCACCGCCCGCGACCCGACGCCGGCCGTGCGAACCCGCGTTGTCGGTCCAGCCGCATCTGATCCGATGACGCCCTGACTCGTAAGGAGATGTGCCGTGTCGGCCGAGCCGTTCGAGGTCAGTGTCACCGAAGCCGAGATCGTGGATCTGCGGGACAGATTGCGACGGACACGGTGGCCCGAGCGTGAGCCGGTGGACGACTGGTCGCAGGGTCTGCCGTTGGCGTACGCGCAAGAGCTCTGCCGCAGCTGGGCCGAGGATTACGACTTCGGGTTCGCCGCGCGGCTGAACGTGTTCCCGCAGTTCCGCGACACGATCGACGGGCTGGGGATCCATTTCCTGCATGTCCGCTCGCCGGAGCCAGACGCGTTCCCGCTTGTGCTCACGCATGGATGGCCGGGTTCGGTGCTCGAGTTCTTGGAGGTCCTTGGTCCGCTGACCGACCCGAGGGCGCACGGCGGTGACCCGGCGGACGCGTTCCACGTGGTCGCCCCGTCGTTGCCGGGTTATGGCTGGAGCGACAAGCCGTCGACGACCGGGTGGGGCGTCACGCGCACCGCGCGCGCCTGGGACACGCTGATGGTCTCGCTGGGTTACGAACGGTACGGCGCGCAGGGCGGTGACTGGGGTTCGGCGGTCTCCGGGGCGCTGGGCGAGGTGGCGCCCGGGCGGGTCGTCGGCGTGCACCTGAACCTGGGATCCGTGGCGGCGGGCGCGTTCGACGACCCGACGCCCGCGGAACTGGCCAATCTCGAGGCCGAGAAGGAGATGCGGCGCACCGGCCGGGGGTACTCGGCGATCCAGGCGACCCGGCCGCAGACGCTCGGTTACGGCCTCACCGACTCCCCGGCGGGACAGGCCGCCTGGATCGCCGAGAAGTTCTGGGCGTGGACGGACAACGACGGCCATCCCGAGGACGCGTTGTCGCGGCAGACGATCCTCGACGAGATCTCGGTCTACTGGTTCACCGCGTCGGCCACGTCGTCGGCGCGCCTGTACTGGGAGAGCTTCGCCCACTTTCGCGACAAGGTGAGCGCGCCATCGGGGCTGTCAATCTACCCGCGCGACATAACCCGCCCGTCGCGGCGGGAAGCCGAACTGCGCTTCACCGACCTGAGCTGGTTCGAGGAACTGCCCCATGGTGGCCACTTCGCCGCGCTGGAGCGGCCGGAGTCACTGGTCCAGCAGGTGCGCGGGTTCTTCCGCCTGTTCCGCTGACTGCCCCTGCCGCAGATTTTCCGTACCGTCCCCTGGGAATCCCGCGCCCAGGGACCCTCGAGTACGACCGGTTGCACGCTCCGGCCCGGTGCCGCGTCCCGGTCCGGCGCGGGCCCTGAAACCTTGGGGGGCGGCCGCGTTGGGCAAGATCTACACTGCCTTGGGCGGCTGGACTCCCGCTTCCAGCGATGGATCACGCAGCGCGCACGCGGAGCACACGATCGCCGTCCCCAGGGGTGGCGCGCGCAATCTCACGAAGGTGGACTGATGGCGGCAATACCTTTCGATGCGGCGCTGCTGGACGGATACCGCGCCGTGCAGAAGGCCGGTTCGGGCCCGATGAGCATGGAGCGGCTGCCGAAGGTCCGGGCCGAGGACGCCGCAGAGGTGCCAACACTCGACGAGCTGCGGCAGGGCGGACGGTTCGAGGTGACTTCGCACTCGGTTCCCGGGGCGTCCGGCACCTCGGAGGCCGAGCTGCTGATCTGTACGCCTGCCGCCGTTTCGGGTCCGGCGGCGTCGCGCCCCGTCATCTACTTCGTGCACGGCGGTGGCTACTTCAGCGGCGACCCGCGGCACCTGTTCTTCCTCGAACGGCTACTGGACGAGGCCGAGCGGTTCGGAGCATCGCTGATTTCGGCGGGGTACCGGCTCGCGCCGGAGCATCCGTATCCCGCGCCCCTCGACGATGTCTACGCCGGACTGCTGTGGTCCGTCGAGCACGCGGCCGAACTCGGCCTGGACGCGGACCGGATCGTCGTCGCGGGGACGAGTGCCGGCGGTGGCCTGGCGGCCGCGCTGAGCGGACGTGTCACCGTACGCCGCGCCTGCCCGCGCCACGGATCTGTCCGGACTGCCGCCGGCGTTCATCGACGTCGGCTCCGCGGAGACTCTGCGCGACGAGGCCGTCGCCTACGCCGACCGGATCTGGCGGGCCGGCGGCTCCGCCGAGTTGCACGTGTGGTCCGGCGGCTATCACACCTTCGACCTGGTGGTCCCGGACGCGGTGATCAGCCGGGCGGCGTGGCAGGCCCGTCGCTCCTGGCTGGAGCGGGTGCTGGCCGCGGGCTGACGTCCCGCCCGGGTCCCGAGCCACCCGATATCGCGCGTGGTCGCCGACCTGCGTGAGCTCACCTTTCCACGACGCTGGTCGGCGGGGCGGGAAGGGCCACGAGGAGTGCGCCATGACGCACTACGAAGGCGGGGCCCGCACCTGCGGCCTTTCGAGCGATACGGGCCGGACTCCGAGCGCGGCGACCACCGACCGTCCCCGGGCCCTGGGCCGGACCCCGAGCCCGATGTTGTAGGAAGCCGATTCTTGTGACCAACTCCCGTACTGTGAGCCGGGGTTGGTTCTCTCTCGTCCGAGGCCTCCCAGCGTGCGTGGAGACAGTCCTCGATCAGGAAGTCTCCACAGGGGGCCCTGGCATGATCTCCGATCATGGGTGATTGGTTCATGCAGGTCAAACATGGCGTGCGGTTCGGGTGGGGGCCAGTCGGCGCGGAGCTTCTTGCGCAGGACACCGCCTGCCTTGTCGTCGTCGACGTGTTGTCGTTCACGACGTCGGTGACGGTTGCGGTCGAGTCGGGGACTCGGGTGTTCCCTCATCGCTGGCGTGACGAGACCGCCGAGGCTTTCGCTGACAAGGCGCAGGCTCGACTGGCCGTCGGGCGGATCCTGGCCACCGAGACGTCACCATGGCCGTTGTCACCAGCTGCACTGCGGCGGGCTCCCTTGACTTCGCGGCTGGTACTCCCTTCGCCCAATGGGTCCACCATCGCTGCCGCGGCCGGGGAGGCGACGGTGGTTGCTGGGGCACTGAGGAACGCAACTGCTGTCGCTCGATGGTTGGCAGCTCATGGCTATGGAACGGTCGAGCGACCTGTACTGGTCGTGGCCGCGGGTGAGTGCTGGACCGACGGCAGCCTCAGGCCCGCCCTCGAAGACCTCCTCGGCGCCGGAGCCGTGATCGCCCGCGCTTTTCGGGGTGCGTTCTACGAATGTCTGGCCGCCCGGCGAGACCAGTTGTTCGAGCTGGTGGACGCACCGTGCTCGGCAGAGCGACCGTTCTGCCACGTTTACGGTCGGGAGAAGTCGGCGTCGCAGTTCATCCCGGG
Protein-coding regions in this window:
- a CDS encoding M48 family metalloprotease, which translates into the protein MPEATDRSHLRVDERTLVAGTSLRFMMLVVLLLTLSASMMLPVVSQFRTTKPDYVGCELAAGVDPQHAGEASSYAQEMAQEVPFAACQSKYAPGLPLWALAAWPAGLVVVAGGVFAVLPVLMRRRRYIVPLPPPDEEGRPQALLEELALAAGLNGPPTVVLDMAAKSRGAEVFGTDRRPVVSVPNGLLDAEDQDGARAVLLHEFAHIKNRDITLTYATVALWRVFVAVILLPYAVWEGDQIYRNTELWHWPPTVTPGLARAVLIPLVTLALVYLARSDVLRTRELYADLAAVRHGATKRKWEVGQPPPEGSRAQAAWASFTELWRSHPRLELRRHNLDDPAPVFGVQALPTFLVGVVAILLSVDLLTYLSPFIYHMSMWLEQAVALVPALVVTGVVGVALWRSVAFAASTERPAPSGIRVGFWLGLGMAAGDLLTGNSSGNGAQWWPTRPAALLLTIGAGVAVMWWTAQCARLAARTWRGRGLLVPMAIGLSASCLILLVWFSWWALIGVGLANGYSPSIAGVEAGLRALFSASGLEHSATLTAVAEAFSWLNFLFLIPLVPVAVALVWTVPAAAWAAGPTDGVPRWMARVRTGPDGGWPRTLTLPPLRRVLVPGFSGGAIGTVMVIGVEAYLHHWQSRPPHSGHFALAQVVWILLALVASALGAAVAGFASAGQFRLLATLIAAETAALTGILGMSLVVTTDGCLPVLNTVGRDCTWQPPWDRWHHQIFPFLLSSVVVTTAILSFVVAGAGSVVLRLRRRGDDHRAPAGSSPPLAPPRRPGRLRFGLYGVAATAVAIVVGQMVFLERTYVMTTTPSGVQTATRGFVHVPTTPVDASLLASQVHAWGRLGGLWIVDHGTTGSDQLISQINTAAVSKKTAWLDMGPIGTTCDQLGLLAPWANGNYFRVPDAQAGLSWTRFGTNAAQGSRDCRQGLNQKNARLFGQGLRELVQAGKDLKAAKNRMATVLSAGGYQVPLDLAK
- a CDS encoding CGNR zinc finger domain-containing protein, which produces MRDACYSPVVVQTAVDLANTLRPVKGEDTLETVDQLRDFLDDHPAAESPSSAANQGAGPRQLTRADLAEVRAVRETVRQVLERAAADAVEAAALINEGLRRSRATPVLRHEDDRWWTEVTSDTDRCSARLAATTLSALASVIATLGPARLGVCAGTACRATFVDLSRNGSKQYCTRTCAHRAGVAAYRSRRSQR
- a CDS encoding epoxide hydrolase family protein — protein: MSAEPFEVSVTEAEIVDLRDRLRRTRWPEREPVDDWSQGLPLAYAQELCRSWAEDYDFGFAARLNVFPQFRDTIDGLGIHFLHVRSPEPDAFPLVLTHGWPGSVLEFLEVLGPLTDPRAHGGDPADAFHVVAPSLPGYGWSDKPSTTGWGVTRTARAWDTLMVSLGYERYGAQGGDWGSAVSGALGEVAPGRVVGVHLNLGSVAAGAFDDPTPAELANLEAEKEMRRTGRGYSAIQATRPQTLGYGLTDSPAGQAAWIAEKFWAWTDNDGHPEDALSRQTILDEISVYWFTASATSSARLYWESFAHFRDKVSAPSGLSIYPRDITRPSRREAELRFTDLSWFEELPHGGHFAALERPESLVQQVRGFFRLFR
- a CDS encoding alpha/beta hydrolase → MSPYAAPARATDLSGLPPAFIDVGSAETLRDEAVAYADRIWRAGGSAELHVWSGGYHTFDLVVPDAVISRAAWQARRSWLERVLAAG